The genomic segment TCTTTGAAGCTATGCTATTTCGTTTTTCTCAGGATCCTACAATGGTTGCCTATGGAGAAGAAAACAGGGAATGGGGTGGAGCATTTGGTGTGTATCGCGGATTAAGCGAATCGCTTCCTTATCATCGCTTGTTTAATACCTCAATTTCAGAAGGAGCAATTGTTGGTTCTGGTGCTGGTTATGCTTTAAGCGGAGGACGGGCAGTAGTGGAATTGATGTACTGTGATTTTATGGGTAGAGCAGGTGATGAAATTTTTAACCAAATTTCCAAATGGCAGGCTATGTCCGCTGCTGTGTTGAAGATGCCACTAGTAGTTCGGGTTTCGGTAGGTAATAAATATGGTGCGCAACATTCTCAAGATTGGACTTCTTTAGTTGCTCATATCCCGGGTTTAAAGGTAATGTTTCCAGCAACTCCCTATGATGCCAAAGGTATGTTAAATCTGGCTTTAAGAGGAACCGATCCGGTTATCTTTTTTGAGAGTCAAAGGTTATATGACATTGGAGAACAATTTGTCAAAGAGGGAGTTCCTATCGGTTATTATGAAATCAACGAAGGTGAGCCCATAGTTAGAAGAGAAGGAAAAGATGTGACCATAATTACCATTGGTGCTACCCTGTATCGTGCTTTAGAAGCAGCGCAGTTGTTAGAAGAAAAGTATCATCTTTCTGCTGAAGTTATAGATTTGAGATTCATTAATCCCCTTGATTACCAGCAATTGATTAATTCTGCTCAAAAGACCGGAAAAGTATTATTAGCTTCAGATGCCTGTGAAAGAGGGTCTTTTCTCCATACAGTGGCATCTAATCTCCATCAACTGTTATTTGATCTTCTGGATGGACCTATTGTGGTATTGGGTTCCAGGAACTGGATTACTCCCCCTGCTGAGCTGGAAGAGGTATTCTTTCCTCAGAAGGAGTGGATTATCGATGCCATCCATGAACGAATATGTCCACTTCCAGGACACGAAGTTTCCACCAAGCAGAGTATTAAAGAGATTATTCGGAGAAATAAGCAAGGTGTATAAATTTTTACCACTTCTGAAAATATTTTACACCACAATATTAAATTAAGAACTAATCAAAGTCAGGTTATATGGATATTTTGATTTATCTCACAGAAAAATTAAATAGTACAACTAAAGCAGAACGCTTGCAGGCAATTACCGAGATAGGAAAGATGATAAAAAAGGGGAAAATAATTAGAAAGAAAAGCGAAGAGGTTAACAATCATGTTCATACCATTTATTCTTTTAGTCCTTATTCTCCTTCCTGCGCCGCTTTTCAAGCCTGGAAAGCTGGACTTCAAACTATTGGTATTATGGATCATGATTCTATCGCAGGATGTGAAGAATTATTGTTCGCCTGCAAAAGTATAGGAATATCTTCTACAGTAGGTTTTGAAATAAGGGTAAATTTTAATCAGACCAAAGTACAAGGAAGGCAAATAAATAGTCCTGATTCTAAAAATATTGCCTATATTGCCATACATGGTATAGCACAGAGCCAGTTTACCAGAACAAAAGAATTTCTTAAATCCATCAATGAAAGACGTAATGCCAGAAATTATTTAATGGTAGACAGAATGAATCGATTATTATTTGATTTTGGTATTGAAAAAATTGATTATTACCAGAATGTTTTCCCTCTATCTAAGGCTGATGAGGGAGGCAGTATTACCGAGAGACATCTTCTTCTTGCTCTGGCCAAAAAGTTAGTTCAGCAAATCGGGAAAGGTAAAAAATTGATTAGTTTTTTGCAAGGAAAATTAAAAATTATCATTCCAGAAAAAATCAAATTATACTTAATTGAATCCAATAATCCCCACTATCTTTATGATTTATTAGGAATTTTAAAGAGTTCATTCATGGAAAATATTTATATAGAACCTGACTATCAGGAGTGTATTTCAGTTTATGAAGCAATAAATTTTGCTAATTCTATCTATGGTATTCCAGCCTATGCCTATTTAGGTGATGTATTAGAATCTCCTACTGGCGATAAGAAGAGCCAGAAATTTGAAGATGATTATTTAGAAGAATTATTTACTGAGATAAAAAGTGTTGATTTTAAAGCAGTAACCTATATGCCACCTCGCAATACCATCCAGCAATTAAAAAAAGTACAGCAGCTCTGTCAGGAATATAATTTGATGGAGATAAGTGGAGTGGATATCAATCAGCCCAGACAAAGTTTTAATTGCCCTGAAATACTAAAACCACCATTTCAACATTTAATTGATATGACCTGGGCTTTAATTGCTCATGAGAAATTAGCAAATTACAATCTACGCTACGCTCTTTTTAATGAGCAGAATCCTTTGGGAAACCATTCCTTAAGATATAAACTAAAAGTTTATGGTGCTATTGGCCGACAAATTGATCCCTATAATCCAGAGAAGGTAGCTCATTTATTACCGGAAGGATAAATTATTCTCTGGTTAATCTTTACCACCGGGAGGATTTTATGAAAAATTCATTTCTAAATATGCTTATTCCTCTGATTAGAGGTCTTAGTTTTGATGGTGAAAAGGGTAGGTATATCAAGTATGAGAAGAATCCGGGAAAAATTTTACAGCTCAAGCACAAAATTCATGAACTTTCCAGAACTGGAAAATTGTTAAACCCACCTCTTACTATTGAACTTTTCATTGATGAAGAGTCCTTCTTAGAAAAGAAAGATGATATCATAAAAAGACTTTCTCAGGATTATCAGCAATATCTGAAGGGACATAAATATCATCCCCATATTATTGTATTAGATAGTGATATGATTTTATTTTCAGGTTCTACGTATCAAGAATGTCTGGATACACAGAAAGAGCCTTTAACTGAACTAATAAATGTGCCTGTTCCTCAGAAAAGTATCGCTAAACTGGAATATGAGATTACCAGCAGTGTAAAAGGAAAGATCATTGTAGTTACCGGAGGTGCCCAGGGAATTGGCGCCTGTTTGGTCAGAAACCTGGTTAAAATGGGTGCCTTCTTATTTGTAGCTGATATTAATAGGGAGGGTGCTGCAAAATTGGTGGAGGAATTGAATTATCTTTATAATAAAAAGTGTGCTTTCGCAGTAAGCGTTGATGTGACCAATGAGCAATCAGTACAGGAAATGACCGAGGAGATTGTTAGAAATACAGGTGGAATAGATGTATTTATTAATAATGCAGGTGTACTGAAAGCTGAAAGTGTTAAGGAAATGAATTTTCAGGATTTTGAGTTTGTCAATAAGGTAAATTACTTTGGTTACTTTTTATGTACCAAATATGCCTCCCGGGTAATGGCTTGGCAGAACAAGGGTCACCCTGATTATATAACTGATATTATTCAAATTAATTCCAAATCTGGATTAGAAGGTTCCTATAAGAATTGTGCTTATGCTGGAAGCAAGTTTGCCGGTATAGGATTAACACAAAGCTTTGCTAAGGAATTATTAGAAGATAATATTAAGGTAAATGCAATATGTCCCGGTAATTTTTTCGAAGGTCCTCTCTGGTCTGATCCCCAAAATGGTCTTTTTGTACAATATCTAAAAAGTGGCAAAGTACCAAGGGCTCGTAATATTGATGATGTTAGGCGATTCTATGAATCAAAAATACCTCTGGGCAGGGGTTGTAGTTGTGAAGATATTGTAAAAGCAGTATTGTATGTTATCGGACAGAAGTATGAAACGGGTCAGGCGATACCTGTTGCTGGTGGGCAGGTCTTATTAAGATAATCAATGATATAAATGGAATAGGGTAATACGATGAAAACAAAAGCAGTTCGAATTTACGGAAAAAATGATTTACGGCTGGAAGAGTTTGAGTTACCTCCTAGGCAGGATGATGAAATATTAGCTCATGTTATTTCAGATAGTTTATGTCTTTCATCTTATAAAGCAGCTATTCAGGGTGAAAAACACAAGCGGGTGCCAGAGAATGTTCGTGAGAATCCTACCATTATTGGACATGAGTTTTGTGGTGAAATTATTGAAGTAGGGAAAAAATGGCAGCATGAATTTCATAGCGGAGAGAAATTTGCTATTCAACCGGCTTTAAATTATCAAGGAACGCTTGATGCTCCTGGCTATTCTTTCCCTTATATTGGCGGTGATGCCACCTATATAATTATCCCCAATCAGGTAATGGAAATGAATTGTTTACTTCATTATAAAGGTGAAGCTTTTTATAGTGGTTCTTTAGCAGAACCAATGTCCTGTATTATTGGTGCCTTTCATACCAGTTTTCATACTACTCCAGGAGAATATATTCATTATATGGGAATAAAAGAAAAAGGGAATATGATGATTATAGGAGGAGCTGGACCGATGGGTTTAGGTATGATTGATTATGCACTGCATCGGAAAAAGAGGCCAGGATTACTGGTAATAACAGATGTTGACGACCAACGATTGTCTAGAGCAGGAAAGATATTTTCTGTTTCTGAAGCTGAAAAAATGGGAGTTAAACTTATCTATCTTAATCCTCTAAAAGAAAAAGATATAAGCAAATCATTACTTTGCATAAGCGGAGGGAGAGGGTATGATGACATATTCATTATGGCGCCCATAAGGGAAGTTGTTGAGTTAGGGGATTCCTTATTAGCCAGGGATGGATGTTTAAATTTTTTTGCCGGTCCCACAGATACCCATTTTAATGCAACTGTGAATCTTTATAATATTCATTATTTATCCACCCATCTGGTGGGAAGCAGTGGCGGAAATATGGAGAATATGATTGAAGCACTGGAAATGATGGGAAAAAATGTTATTAATCCTGCTGCTATGGTTACTCACATAGGTGGATTAAACTGTGTTGTTGAAACCACTCTTAATTTACCCACGATTCCTGGAGGAAAGAAATTAGTATACACCAATATTAAAATGAATCTTACTGCCCTTTCCGAAATACCGCAAAAAGCAAAGGAAGAACCTGTAATGAGAGGACTGGCTAATATTTTGTCAGCAACTAATGGGTTATGGTCACCACAGGCAGAAAAGTATTTGCTTGCCAATGCTCAACCAATTTAAAAGCTATATATAGATTTGTGAAGAGGAAAAAGAACAATGAAAGTTTTATCATTTGGTGAATTATTATGGGATATCATTGCAGGAAAGGCGTATATAGGTGGTGCACCATTCAATTTAGCCTGCCATTTAGCCGGAATGGGTGTTAAGTCAACATTTATTTCTGCGGTAGGAAGAGATAAATTAGGCAGGGAAGCCTTAAGAATTGCCAAAAAGTATGGACTTGATACTCAGTATATTACCACTAATCTGGATTTGCCAACCGGGAAGGTTGAGGTGTATGTAGACCAGCAGGGATACCCAAAATATAACATACACAAAGGGGTAGCATGGGATCAGATTATGTTAAGAAAAGAATCTAAGGATAAATTATTAAAAGAGACCTGGGATGCCTTCTGCTTTGGTACTTTAGCTCAGCGTTCAGAAGTTAATAGAGATCTTCTTTATGAATTATTGTCAAATTTATCCTGTAGAGAGATGTTTTATGATGTCAATCTTAGACAGAACTTTTATCAGAGAGAATGGATTGAACAATCTTTACATTTTAGTACCATTTTAAAACTGAATGAAGAAGAGGCTATTAATATTTCTGAACTATTATTTGGTAAAAACCACTGTAGAGAAGATATCTTTCAGGCGTTATCTTCAAAATACAAGCTAAAAATCTTATGCCTAACCCTGGGAGAGAAGGGTTCTTTGGTCTATGAAGGAGATAATTGTTATTCTATTCCTGGTGTTAAAACAAGGGTTCAGGATACGGTGGGGGCAGGTGATAGTTACAGTGCGGCATTTTTGTTTGCTTTTTTATCAGGAGCAGGTGCTGAAAAATCAGCAATATTTGCTAATCTGGTAGGAGCATTTGTGGCTAGCCGTTCTGGAGCTGTTCCGGAATATTCTGCACAGCTAAGAAAACAGATTAGAAGTTTTGGCACCAGCAGGAAAAAATAAACGTTAAAAAATTACTTAATCCCTTGACATATTAAAAATAAGTGCTAAAATTTTTATCAATTAAAAAATATCTTTTTAAATAAACTTTTTCATTTTTAAACCTCCTAAATAAATTACCCGGCTATTGTCGGGTAATTTATTTTTACCAAAATTAACTATTAATTCCAAAATTAATTCTTAATAGGAATAAAAAATATTATTTATAAAGCTATGACCTTATAATTTCTAAGAAAATAGTAACCAGGTCTGGATCAAACTGGCTGCCTGCATTTTTCCTTACTTCTTCCAATGCTTCCTTCTGGTTTAGTGTTTTTTTGTAATTTCTACTGGATTGCATAGTATCATAAGCATCAAAAATAGCAATAATCCTGGAGAGCAAGGGAATTTCTTTTTCCTTCAAACCCACCGGGTATCCTGTGCCATCCCATCGTTCATGATGGTATAAAATTTCTTTGGCAATAGAAGAGAAATCAGGAATATTTTTGGCAATACGGTAGCCAATCTGGCAATGATTTTTTAATTTTTCCCATTCCTCATTAGTCAGAGGATCAGCTTTGAATAGAATTTCTTCGGGAATACCAATTTTACCAATATCATGTAACAAAGCCAATAAGTGAAGCCTATTTAGTTCATAATGATTTAAGCCAATTTTTTGACCCATTATAGAGGAAATATTTGCCAAACGTTGGGCGTGACTTTCTGTATGTACATCCCTTTCGGCCAGTATGGTCAGGAAAGCGTTCAGAAGGTGTTTTTCTCTGCTTTTGGCGTTGAATAGTTTATTTTGATACATTTTATGGTCAGCTTCTTTTATAATTCCTTCACAATTAATTAAGGCACCCTCTTGAGTAGCGAATCCTATAGAAATGTTAGGATTAAGATACGCTGGTTGGAAATAGTTTTGTTTGCAACTATTATTTATTCTCTGACTGAAGGCTTCCACTTCTGATATTGAGGCATTAGGAAGAATGATAGCAAATTCATCACCTCCCAAGCGTGCCAAAACATCAACTTCCCGAGAATTGCTTTTTAGTGTTTTAGCTAAATTTTTTAATAACTCATCTCCCTGGTGATGTCCAAAGGCATCATTAACTGCTTTCAATCCATTAACATCAATCATTACTACACTCAGAGGGAAAAACCTGGGATGATTCATTCTTTTTAATTCTTCTTCAAAATAAGCCCTGTTGTATAGACCAGTGAGAGTATCATGAAAACTGATATAAGTGATCTTCTCTTCACTTTGTTTTCTTACAATAGCGGTGGCAACCTGATCTGCCACTATCTCCATAAGTTTAATATCCTTTTCCGAATAACTAGCAGGATTGTAATAATTCTGGACAGTCATAGCTCCGATAACCTTGCCTTCTGTTTCCAGAGGGACACTTAACCAGCATATGTCCTTAGTAACAGCTCCCGGATCTTGAACCTTGCCTTCCAGCACTAATTCCTGAATCTGATTGTAATTTAATAGGAGAGACTGCTGATGTTCAATGAGATAGTCAGTGAGAGTATTTCTTTGGTTTATATTTTTTGCACAGAAATCGGTTTCTTTTTCATCATTATAATAGACAAAGCATAATTCATTAGTACTTTCATCTAAAAGGGCAATATAAAAATTATCAGCATTTATGACTTTTTTCAGTTCGATATGAATAATACTATAAAGTTGAACAAGAGTTATCTTAGAGTTGGCAGCCTGAGAAATATTATAGAGAACTTGCTTCAATTTCTCATTTTGTTTTTGCTCGGTAATATCTTCATAGAGTGCAATAACTCCTCGAACCTGGTCTTTAATTTTAACTTGAGATGTTGAAATTTGAACAGGAATATCTCTGCCGTCTTTTGACCTGCGGTAAGTTTCATATTTAATCAAGGTTGAGCGGGAAGCACTTCTGGTTAACTTCTTACCTTCCTTTGTTTTTTCCGGGGGATAAAAATTGATTTGATCGATATTTTTACCTATTACATCTTCCCGCTTATAACCAAATAATTCAGTAAATCTAAGATTAATATCCAATATTGTGCCTTCCTCATCCTGATAAAGGGTAGCAGGAGGATTGCTTCGGAAGAGGGAAACGAATTTTTCTTCATTTTGACGCAAGGATTCTTCCGATCTCTTTCTTTCAATGGCGGTGGCTGCCTGTTCGGAAACAAATTCCATTAAATTAATATCTTTTTCAGAATATCTATCTTGTTTATCATAAGTGACTACTGCCATGGATCCGATAATTTGATTTCCACTTTTAAGCGGTACTCCCAACCAGGAGGTTTCCTCAGTCAATGTTCCAATATCAGCAATGTTAACTTGCCCTGCTTCAGCAAACTTTAATATCTGGTCATAATTTGCCAGAAGAGATTTGCCATATTTTATATTGTAATTAGCCAGAGTTTCCAATACTTCCCGTTTATTTGCTTTTTCATCTGAGTTATCTTTTTCGTCAATAAAATAGGTAAAAATAATCTTGTCTTTTTCTTTGTTCCAGAGGGCAATATGAAAATTTTTAGCATAGATAATATTATTAAGCTCCTGATAAATAGTATCATAAAGTTCTTGCAAAGAGATATTTGAGTTAGCTGCCTTGGAAATGTTATATAAGACCTTGTTTAGCTTTTCGTTCTCATTTCTCTGGGTGATATCCTTAAAGGTTAATAAAACTCCTTGATGATTCTGCCTAGAGCTATAAATGTGAGAGGCAGAAATTTCTATTTCCACAATAGAATGGTCTTTCTTGGTTAGTATGGCATCAGAGATGCAAAACTGTTGACCGGGCTTTTCCCAAAAATCTACATAACTTTTCTGCTCATTATTTGAAAATAAAATAAAAGTATCGATTTTTTTACCTTGCATGTCTTCCAACTGGTAATCAAAAAGTTGACTGAATCTGGGATTTATTGCCAGCACCCTTCTGTTTTTATCTACAAAAAGCATAGCTTCTGGATTATATTGGAAGATTGTGCATTCCTGAATCAAACTATCTTTGGAACAAAAATATACTTTTTGTTTTTCTATTTTTTTATCTGAATGTAACAAATACTTTTTCATACTATTTAGATTTCTTATTATTTGTTTATTAATAATTATAAGTTAGATTGAGGTCATATGTAAAGGCAATATCTGGAAGTATGTTAAACATGTTATCGTTCGTGGCTCTATTCGTTTTGTTAAAAAGGTTAGAGTGTGAAAAATCAGTATTATTTGCTTGAAGTTCCGGGAATAAGGAAACGTTGCCAGATGAGGCTTTGTTTTAAATAAGCTATTATTTTTAGTTGATTATATTATAATGAAAAATATATGCTATAATCAATCAAATGTTATTAGAATTTAATTAACAGGCAATTATGCAAAAGAAAGAATAGAGAAGCTGATGTCTCATATTAATATTAACCAGGATGACCTGAACTATAAAGCATGTTCTCACTTCAGCTATGCATTGGGTACTTTAATTTATCAGAAGATTAGCTCTTCCAAAGCTAAGACCGTGGAGATAATTAAAGAAGTAATTAAGTTGATTGATAGATTGGAAAAAATAATGAGTTTTTATAATATAAACAGCCAGATAAGCCAAATAAACCAGCAAGCCGGAAAAGCATGGACTTCAGTTTCTCCAGAGTCTCTTCTGGTAATCAAAGAAGCAAAGAGATATGCTCGTCTCACTAAGGGGCTATTTGATATCACCATAGCCGTATTGGTTAATCTCTGGCAACAATATGGTAAAGTAGGACAGCTACCACCCCACCATTTAATAGAAGAGGCATTAACAAAGATAAATTATGAGGATATTCTGATAGAGGAAGAAAAGGGCAGAGTGAAGTTACAGAAAGAAAAACAGAAAATAGACCTGGGAGGAATAGCAAAGGGTTATATAGCCAATTGTGTGATAGAACTTTATCGGGAAAATCGTCTTCATTCCGCAATAGTTAATCTAGGAGGTAACGTAGCTGTACTTGGCAAACGAGAAGATGGTAAATTATGGCAGGTAGGAATACAAGATCCTGAACAGAAGAGAGGTAAATGTCTGGCAACTGTTGCGGTTAGTGACACTTCTGTAGTCACCTCCGGGAATTATGAGCGTTTTTATTTAGAGGGAAATCGGAAATATCATCATATTCTGAATCCATTTACTGGTTACCCGTCCAATAGTGGATTGAATAGTGTTACTATTATTTATCCCGATGCAATGCTGGCAGATGTACTATCTACTGCTATTTTTATAGCAGGACTGGAAGAAGGGATAAATTTGCTCTGTCATTATGCCGATGTAGAAGCAATTATGGTAAATAATCATAGACAAATATATTTTTCTCGCGGTATACTAAGTAAATTTCAATTAATTGAAGAAGGTTATAATTTATATCAATTTTAATAATACTATTAAGGAGTAAAAAAATGTTTGGGAGGATCAAAAATAAAATGTTAAGAATTCTCGGTTATATTGTCTTAGCAATTCTAGTAATTGGTTTAGGTGGTTTCATCTATGCCACTCAGGGTATGAGTAAATATAGGAAGATGGTAATTAATGATATAGATTTGAGTAAGTTAAAAGATGGAGTTTATCAAGGTGCATTTACCGACGGACGCTGGAAAAATGAGTTAGAAGTGACAGTGAAAGATCATACTATAACTGATATTAAAATGGTTAAAGCTTCTGATTGGTCAGGAATGAATGCTTTTAGCGAAAAGGTATTTCAACTGGTAAAAGAAAAGCAGTCACTGCAGATTGATACAGTATCCGGTGCTACCGTTAATACAAAAGCAGTTTTGAAATCTATCGAAAATGCTTTAACACCAGAAAGTCAAAGCTAATATTCAAGGGGAATTCCTCTCCTTCAATATCCCTGAATAATTTATTTAGAAAAGATGATTTAATAATATCGGAATTTCTCTGAAATTCCGATATTATTAAATATACCCATATTACTTATAGACCAGTTTGTTTTTTCCATTTATTAATATTATTAATATTAGGTAGATAAATATTATCCTTCCTTAATCCATGGTATCATTGCACGTATCTTCTCGCCCACTTTTTCAATGAGAAGATTAGACTCTTTATCCCTCATAGCGCTAAAGAATGGTCTCCCTACCTGGTTTTCCAGAAGCCATTCTCTAGCAAAAGAGCCATTCTGTATTTCCGCTAATAATTTTTTCATTTCTTTTCTGGTTTCCTCAGTAATAATACGTTTACCCGATTTTAAGTCACCATATTCTGCAGTATTACTAACATTATCACGCATGTGGGTGATTCCGCCGGCGTAGATAAGATCAACAATTAATTTTAATTCATTTAAGCATTCAAAATAGGCTACTTCAGGTTGATAACCTGCTTCTACAAGGGTATCAAAACCGGCTTGAATTAAAGCTACCACACCTCCGCATAAAACAGCCTGTTCTCCAAATAGATCAGTTTCAGTTTCTTCCTGAAAGGTGGTTTCAATAGCACCAGCACGAGTTCCGCCAATAGCCTGAGAGTAAGCCAAAGCTGTATCTTTGGCATGACCAGTAAAATCCTGATATATAGCAATCAAGTTGGGCACACCACGCCCTTCAACATACATCTTTCTGACAATGGCACCAGGTCCTTTAGGGGCAACCATTATAACATCAACATATTCAGGCGGTATAATCTGTTTAAAGTGAATATTAAATCCATGTGAAAACATCAAAGTATTTCCTTCTTTCAGATTTTCCAGAATCCTGTTTAAGCAGCAAATCTGTGGTTGGATTTCATCTGGTATTAAAATCTGTACAATATCTGCTTGTTGCACAACCTTCTCAATACTCTCTACTCTTAAGCCATCATTTTTTGCTTTTGACCATGATTTACCATTTTCTCTTAGTCCCACTACAACATTAATTCCACTGTCCTTAAGATTTAGAGCTTGACCCCTTCCCTGGCTTCCATAACCAATGATCGCTACAGTTTTATTCTGTAAATAACTCTTGTCAGCATCCTCATCATAATAAATTTTTGCCATATTACAGTTCCTCCTTATAATTTTTATTATTAATTGATAACCATTAATTTAAGATTCTTTGTGCTCCTCTGGAAAGAGAGATTTTACCAGTACGGGCAATTTCTAAAATACCGAAAGATTCCAGTAATTTTAATTTGGCATTTATTTTTTCCTGTGTTCCAGTTATTTCAATAGTGAGAGCCTGTTTCTCAATATCTACAATATGTCCCCGGAAAGTATCGACCAGTTGCATGATTTCAGTTCTCTGATCAACCGATTTGGTACTTACTTTAATTAAGGCTAATTCTCTCTCTACTGAAATATCCCTGGGAAGATCCCTTACTCTTATTACATCAACCAATTTATTGAGCTGCTTGGTAATTTGCTCCAGAATATGCTCATCTCCTTCTGTTACAATGGTAATTCTAGTGATGCCTTTCTTTTCTGAATGCCCTGCTGCAATACTATCTATATTAAATCTTCTGCGATTAAAGAGACTGGAAACACGTGCCAATACTCCGGGATGATCTTTAACTAGAATAGCAATAGTATGTTTCATGATTCATTCACTCCTAACATTTTATTAATTGATTCACCGGGTGCCACCATAGGCAATACATTTTCTTCGGATGGAATGAGGCAATCTATTAAGAAAAAGGTTCTTTCGGACAATGCTTGAGCCAGAGCAGTGTTGAAATCTTCAGTCCTGGAAACCCTTACTCCCTTTCCACCATAAACCTGAACAACCTGAGCAAAGTTAGGACTACCTTCCAGGCTAGTTGCGGAATATCTTTTTCCGAAGAATAATTCCTGCCATTGGCGGACCATACCCAGATAACCATTATTCATAATCAAAACTACAATGGGTATTTTATTATAAATGGCAGTAGCTAATTCCTGGATATTCATCTGAAATCCGCCATCTCCCGCTATGCAAAAGACTCTTTTCTCTGGACACCCGATTTGAGCACCTATAGCTGCTGGTAGACCAAATCCCATTGTTCCCAATCCTCCTGAGGTGATGAAGCTTCGAGGGTAGCTGAATTTATAATATTGAGCAACCCACATCTGGTGTTGACCAACATCAGTGACAATAACAGAATTCTCTTTGGTTGATTCATATAGTTTTTCAATGATATATTGGGGCCTTAACTGATCATCATGGTGGTATTGCAAAGGATACTTTTGTTTTAAATGAGCTATTCTATTTACCCAATCTTTTTCCGGTTTGGATTCTGTAAATTGTATTAGTTTAGTCAAAACATATTTCAGGTCTCCCACAATAGGAATATCTACTCTAACATTTTTACTGATTTCAGCTGGATCGATATCTACATGAATAAATTTGGCATCAGGACAGAAATCTTTAGCACTCCCGATTACCCGGTCATCAAAACGAGTTCCCAGGGCTATAACTAAATCTGCTTCACTCATGGCAGTGTTAGCATAATATGTACCATGCATTCCCAGCATTCCCAGCGCTAAGCAGTGTTCTTCGGGAAAACTTCCTAATCCCATCAGAGTAGTAGTGATAGGAATATTTGTTTTTTGAACAAAATCTTGTAGTTCTTGGGCAGCATTGGAGTTGATTATTCCTCCACCAGCATAAATAATTGGTCTTTTCGCTTTCTGAATAGCCAGAGTCGCTTTTTTAATTTGATTTAAATTTCCTTTTAATGTAGGCCGGTAACCAGTGCATTTATCCTTTTCCGGATAAGAAAAATCTGTTTGGACAAGCTGAACATCTTTGGGTAAG from the Atribacterota bacterium genome contains:
- a CDS encoding FAD:protein FMN transferase → MSHININQDDLNYKACSHFSYALGTLIYQKISSSKAKTVEIIKEVIKLIDRLEKIMSFYNINSQISQINQQAGKAWTSVSPESLLVIKEAKRYARLTKGLFDITIAVLVNLWQQYGKVGQLPPHHLIEEALTKINYEDILIEEEKGRVKLQKEKQKIDLGGIAKGYIANCVIELYRENRLHSAIVNLGGNVAVLGKREDGKLWQVGIQDPEQKRGKCLATVAVSDTSVVTSGNYERFYLEGNRKYHHILNPFTGYPSNSGLNSVTIIYPDAMLADVLSTAIFIAGLEEGINLLCHYADVEAIMVNNHRQIYFSRGILSKFQLIEEGYNLYQF
- a CDS encoding FMN-binding protein, with amino-acid sequence MLRILGYIVLAILVIGLGGFIYATQGMSKYRKMVINDIDLSKLKDGVYQGAFTDGRWKNELEVTVKDHTITDIKMVKASDWSGMNAFSEKVFQLVKEKQSLQIDTVSGATVNTKAVLKSIENALTPESQS
- the ilvN gene encoding acetolactate synthase small subunit, with translation MKHTIAILVKDHPGVLARVSSLFNRRRFNIDSIAAGHSEKKGITRITIVTEGDEHILEQITKQLNKLVDVIRVRDLPRDISVERELALIKVSTKSVDQRTEIMQLVDTFRGHIVDIEKQALTIEITGTQEKINAKLKLLESFGILEIARTGKISLSRGAQRILN
- the ilvC gene encoding ketol-acid reductoisomerase, translating into MAKIYYDEDADKSYLQNKTVAIIGYGSQGRGQALNLKDSGINVVVGLRENGKSWSKAKNDGLRVESIEKVVQQADIVQILIPDEIQPQICCLNRILENLKEGNTLMFSHGFNIHFKQIIPPEYVDVIMVAPKGPGAIVRKMYVEGRGVPNLIAIYQDFTGHAKDTALAYSQAIGGTRAGAIETTFQEETETDLFGEQAVLCGGVVALIQAGFDTLVEAGYQPEVAYFECLNELKLIVDLIYAGGITHMRDNVSNTAEYGDLKSGKRIITEETRKEMKKLLAEIQNGSFAREWLLENQVGRPFFSAMRDKESNLLIEKVGEKIRAMIPWIKEG
- a CDS encoding PAS domain S-box protein, translated to MKKYLLHSDKKIEKQKVYFCSKDSLIQECTIFQYNPEAMLFVDKNRRVLAINPRFSQLFDYQLEDMQGKKIDTFILFSNNEQKSYVDFWEKPGQQFCISDAILTKKDHSIVEIEISASHIYSSRQNHQGVLLTFKDITQRNENEKLNKVLYNISKAANSNISLQELYDTIYQELNNIIYAKNFHIALWNKEKDKIIFTYFIDEKDNSDEKANKREVLETLANYNIKYGKSLLANYDQILKFAEAGQVNIADIGTLTEETSWLGVPLKSGNQIIGSMAVVTYDKQDRYSEKDINLMEFVSEQAATAIERKRSEESLRQNEEKFVSLFRSNPPATLYQDEEGTILDINLRFTELFGYKREDVIGKNIDQINFYPPEKTKEGKKLTRSASRSTLIKYETYRRSKDGRDIPVQISTSQVKIKDQVRGVIALYEDITEQKQNEKLKQVLYNISQAANSKITLVQLYSIIHIELKKVINADNFYIALLDESTNELCFVYYNDEKETDFCAKNINQRNTLTDYLIEHQQSLLLNYNQIQELVLEGKVQDPGAVTKDICWLSVPLETEGKVIGAMTVQNYYNPASYSEKDIKLMEIVADQVATAIVRKQSEEKITYISFHDTLTGLYNRAYFEEELKRMNHPRFFPLSVVMIDVNGLKAVNDAFGHHQGDELLKNLAKTLKSNSREVDVLARLGGDEFAIILPNASISEVEAFSQRINNSCKQNYFQPAYLNPNISIGFATQEGALINCEGIIKEADHKMYQNKLFNAKSREKHLLNAFLTILAERDVHTESHAQRLANISSIMGQKIGLNHYELNRLHLLALLHDIGKIGIPEEILFKADPLTNEEWEKLKNHCQIGYRIAKNIPDFSSIAKEILYHHERWDGTGYPVGLKEKEIPLLSRIIAIFDAYDTMQSSRNYKKTLNQKEALEEVRKNAGSQFDPDLVTIFLEIIRS